The Puntigrus tetrazona isolate hp1 chromosome 3, ASM1883169v1, whole genome shotgun sequence genome contains a region encoding:
- the LOC122332393 gene encoding zinc finger protein 135-like, with translation MVFVKEESKENMIEPETWRIKQEEPETWRIKQEEPETCRIKHEEQDLFEVNEELSEFEEKCHVNSGKKPKQKSVRKRRGDKSFTCTQCGKSFTRKTSLELHMRVHTGEKPFACDQCGMTFTYSSNLKKHTNTHIGEKLYSCDQCSKTFSSASALKRHLKIHSRDTPNSCCLCGKSFSLLCSSKTDGMGNVRMGKHTSSSLTLSTGAPQGCVLSPLLYSLYTHDCVATTNSDSVIKSHLRTHERTHTGEKPYECSHCEKRFSHSATLKTHERIHTGEKPYECSNCDKRFSQSTHLKTHERIHTGEKPYKCSHCSKRFSHSGVLNRHERIHT, from the exons ATGGTGTTTGTTAAAGAAGAGAGTAAAGAGAACATGATTGAACCAGAaacatggagaataaaacaagaagaaccagaaacatggagaataaaacaagaagaacCAGAAACCTGTAGAATAAAACACGAGGAACAAG ACTTGTTTGAAGTTAATGAAGAACTGAGTGAATTTGAGGAGAAATGTCATGTTAATAgtggaaaaaaacccaaacagaaAAGTGTAAGGAAAAGAAGAGGCGATAAATCTTTCACCTGCActcagtgcggaaagagtttcactCGCAAAACAAGTCTCGAGCTTCACATGAGAGTTCataccggagagaaaccgttcgCTTGTGATCAGTGCGGGATGACTTTCACGTACTCCTCGAACCTTAAGAAACACACGAACACTCACATTGGAGAGAAGCTGTACTCATGCGATCAATGCAGCAAAACGTTCTCAAGTGCTTCGGCCCTGAAGCGGCACCTGAAGATTCACTCAAGGGACACGCCGAATTCATGTTGCctgtgtggaaagagtttttcACTTCTTTGCAGCTCGAAAACGGATGGGATGGGAaacgtacggatgggaaaacacacctcatcctccctcactctcagcactggagcccctcagggttgtgttctgagccccctgctgtactcgctgtacacacatgactgtgtggccactacaaactc AGATTCAGTGATTAAATCGCATCTGAGAACGCATGAGAGGacccacaccggagagaaaccttacGAGTGTTCACACTGCGAGAAGAGATTCAGTCATTCAGCAACTCTGAAAACacacgagaggatccacaccggagagaaaccctaTGAGTGTTCAAACTGTGACAAGAGATTCAGTCAGTCAACGCATCTGAAAACacacgagaggatccacaccggagagaagccttataAGTGTTCACACTGCAGCAAGAGATTCAGTCATTCAGGGGTCCTGAATAGACATGAGAGGATTCACACTTGA
- the LOC122332344 gene encoding gastrula zinc finger protein XlCGF8.2DB-like — translation MMFFKEESEENMRETETWRIKHEEPETWKIKHEEPETWRIKHEESETWKIKYEEPETWKIKHEESETWRLKPEEPEAWRIKHGEPGGLMKVKEESQDLNEVEEEHQDQKDHEDTGETSVRCSIQIEVKRPFGCSQCEKSFTRKTNLEKHMMFHAGIRPFSCSECGKTFKQKEHLRKHMRIHTGEKYFSCSQCGNTFICNKSLKDHMLIHAGIKPFSCSQCGKSFTQKGQLNNHLVTHSSEKPFSCSQCGKSFIRKAGLENHMLIHNGIKPFGCSQCGKSFTQKVHLENHLVTHSSEKTLQLLPVRKHFHT, via the exons atgatgttttttaaagaggagagtgaagagaacatgagagaaacagaaacatggagaataaaacacGAGGAACCAGAAACATGGAAAATTAAACACGAAGAACCAGAaacatggagaataaaacatgagGAATCTGAAACCTGGAAAATTAAATACGAGGAACCAGAaacatggaaaataaaacacgAAGAATCAGAAACATGGAGATTAAAACCAGAGGAACCAGAAGcatggagaataaaacatgGGGAACCAGGGG GCCTGATGAAAGTGAAAGAAGAGAGTCAAGATCTGAATGAGGTGGAGGAGGAACATCAGGACCAGAAAGATCATGAAGACACTGGAGAAACATCAGTGAGATGCAGCATTCAGATTGAAGTCAAAAGACCTTTCGGCTGCTCTCAGTGCGAGAAGTCTTTCACACGGAAAACAAACCTTGAGAAACACATGATGTTTCATGCTGGAATAAGGCCTTTCAGCTGCTCAGAGTGTGGAAAAACCTTCAAACAGAAAGAACACCTTAGGAAACACATGAGGATTCATACCGGGGAGAAGtatttcagctgctctcagtgcggaaaCACTTTCATCTGTAACAAAAGCCTTAAGGATCACATGTTAATTCACGCTGGGATaaagcctttcagctgctctcagtgtgggaagagtttcacgCAGAAAGGACAACTTAATAATCATCTGGTAACTCACTCTTCAGAAaaacctttcagctgctctcagtgcgggaagagtttcatACGTAAAGCAGGCCTTGAGAATCACATGTTAATTCATAATGGAATAAAACCGTTCggctgctctcagtgtgggaagagtttcacacAGAAAGTACACCTTGAGAATCATCTGGTAACTCACTCTTCGGAAAAAACCCTTCAGCTGCTCCCGGTGCGGAAACACTTTCACACGT